Proteins from a single region of Felis catus isolate Fca126 chromosome B4, F.catus_Fca126_mat1.0, whole genome shotgun sequence:
- the APOL5 gene encoding LOW QUALITY PROTEIN: apolipoprotein L5 (The sequence of the model RefSeq protein was modified relative to this genomic sequence to represent the inferred CDS: inserted 2 bases in 1 codon; substituted 1 base at 1 genomic stop codon), which produces MGHEVRPPRATQRGGALGKRLVAAGKQTKGYELYILTEELTRCKEASVPGNLSEEEKTFLFCFPLQKXKMEKSIRELHAIADRVDTTHKMLAKTGLVAGASDAVSGVLSILGLALVPETVGRSLMLSAVGLGLGAAAAVANMSTSVLEDRSNMAARERASRLVPMETTTEYKAFEEIRLSEISVVCVDRCVRLIKKVKGLRASQMAKANSGFMAIGQXTAISRLPFWRAGGLQRAAEGSVLSVSKGVRVPGAAGAGLSPLQDVQSLLQSRKHLEEGARAETAEALRTLAKEPEQELRQLTRHHKLTIRGRGCRRSPFLKEEVGRGCGRQTWSPSS; this is translated from the exons ATGGGCCACGAGGTGCGGCCCCCTCGTGCCACGCAGCGCGGAGGAGCGCTAGGGAAAAGGCTTGTCGC AGCTGGAAAACAAACCAAGGGATACGAACTGTACATCCTGACGGAAGAGCTGACACGGTGTAAGGAAGCATCCGTGCCAGGAAACCTATCCGAGGAGGAAAAAAcgtttctcttctgtttcccctTGCAGAAGTAGAAGATGGAAAAGAGCATCAGAGAGCTGCACGCTATTGCCGACCGAGTGGACACGACCCATAAGATGCTCGCCAAGACCGGCCTGGTGGCCGGCGCCTCCGACGCCGTCTCTGGCGTCTTAAGCATCTTGGGTTTGGCCCTGGTACCCGAGACAGTAGGGCGGAGTCTGATGCTCTCAGCggtggggctgggcctgggggcagCCGCTGCTGTCGCCAACATGTCGACGAGTGTCTTAGAAGATAGAAGCAATATGGCAGCCAGAGAAAGAGCCAGCAGACTGGTGCCTATGGAAACAACGACGGAGTACAAAGCTTTTGAAGAAATAAGGCTGTCTGAAATCAGTGTTGTGTGCGTTGATAGGTGTGTCAGACTCATCAAGAAGGTCAAGGGACTTCGTGCCTCCCAGATGGCCAAAGCCAACTCTGGCTTCATGGCTATAGGTCA TACGGCCATAAGCCGTCTCCCCTTCTGGAGGGCCGGAGGGCTACAGAGAGCAGCTGAAGGCTCAGTCCTGTCCGTGAGCAAAGGTGTCCGGGTGCCGGGTGCTGCTGGGGCTGGCTTGTCACCTTTGCAAGACGTGCAAAGCCTCCTGCAGAGCCGGAAGCACCTGGAGGAGGGGGCGAGGGCAGAGACAGCCGAGGCACTGAGGACACTCGCCAAGGAGCCGGAGCAGGAGCTGAGGCAGCTCACCCGGCACCACAAGCTGACCATCCGGGGGCGGGGCTGCCGGAGAAGCCCGTTCCTGAAGGAGGAGGTAGGCAGGGGGTGCGGAAGGCAGACGTGGTCCCCGTCTTCCTAG